GGGGGTGGCAGGAGGGGAGTACACAGGAGCTGTGCACAGGAGAGGAGGTATCACAGGGAGGGACTACAGGGCGTAGAGTAGAGACTAGTGCGTGGATGCATGACAGGAGAGAAGACACTATAGAGAGATGGGGGAGAGAGGAGGTACGATAGGGAGGCGGGGGAGAGTGGCCAGATGAGGAGGAGGGACTACAGAACAAGACAGAAGCCAGTACAGGGAGGCTGGGAGATGAGGGGGGAGGGACTACAGGGAGGAGGTAGTGATAGTAGGGTAGGGACTGTGGAAAGGAGGGTGTGACGGGTGGGGGAGGGATTGTGGGGAGGAGGGTGTGACAGGTGGGGGAGGAACTGTGGGAAGCAGGGGTGGGTGAGACAAGAGGGGAGGGTGTGATAAGTGGGGAGGGACTGGGGAAAGGAGGGTGTGACAGGAGGGGAGTGATTGTGGGGAGGAGGGTGTGACAGGTGGGGGAATGACTGGGGAGGAAGGGAGGGTGTGACAGGTGGGGGAGGGACTGTGGGGAGGAGGGTGTGACAGGTGGGGGAGGGACTGTGGAAAGGAGGGGTGGgtgagacaggaggggaggaacTGGGAAGGAGCGTGTGACAGTTGGAGAGGGAGTGTGGGAAGTAAAGCAGGGTGTGAGATGGGGAGGAGGGTGAGCCATGAAGGGAGGGAGTATAGGTAGAAGGGGAATGATAAAGTAGAGGAAAGAATTGGAAGAGATGTGGTTAGGGAGGAAAAAGGTTGATGACCGCAGTGAGGAAGTGTTGTGACTATAAGGGTGGTGAATGACGGTGTTTGTAAAGTGGACTTTGTATAGTTAGTGTAGCACTAGTGGATCTTGTATAGTTAGTGTAGCACTAGTGGATCTTGTATAGTAAGTGTAGCACTAGTGGATCTTGTATAGTTAGTGTAGCACTAGTGGATCTTGTATAGTTAGTGTAGCACTAGTGGATCTTGTATAGTTAGTGTAGCACTAGTGGATCTTGTATAGTAAGTGTAGCACTAGTGGATCTTGTATAGTTAGTGTAGCACTAGTGGATCTTGTATAGTAAGTGTAGCACTAGTGGATCTTGTATAGTAAGTGTAGCACTAGTGGATCTTGTATAGTTAGTGTAGCACTAGTGGATCTTGCATAGTAAGTGTAGCACTAGTGGATCTTGCATAGTAAGTGTAGCACTAGTGGATCTTGTATAGTAAGTGTAGCACTAGTGGATCTTGTATAGTAAGTGTAGCACTAGTGGATCTTGTATAGTTAGTGTAGCACTAGTGGATCTTGTATAGTTAGTGTAGCACTAGTGGATCTTGTATAGTAAGTGTAGCACTAGTGGATCTTGTATAGTTAGTGTAGCACTAGTGGATCTTGTATAGTTAGTGTAGCACTAGTGGATCTTGTATAGTAAGTGTAGCACTAGTGGATCTTGTATAGTAAGTGTAGCACTAGTGGATCTTGTATAGTAAGTGTAGCACTAGTGGATCTTGTATAGTAAGTGTAGCACTAGTGGATCTTGTATAGTTAGTGTAGCACTAGTGGATCTTGTATAGTAAGTGTAGCACTAGTGGATCTTGTATAGTAAGTGTAGCACTAGTGGATCTTATATAGTAAGTGTAGCACTAGTGGATCTTGTATAGTAAGTGTAGCACTAGTGGATCTTGTATAGTAAGTGTAGCACTAGTGGATCTTGTATAGTAAGTGTAGCACTGGCGTTTTTAGTGCCCGATTGCTCTCATGTTGTCACATTAAACTGAATGAGGAATTTTGATTTGTTAACTCTGTGATGACCAAGTATTGCAGAAACATTTGAAGTAATGTTCACACTGTTCTATTAATTATTTTCCTGTACTGGTGCTTTTCTTCTTAGTAGTAAGCAGTTATATTTTCCATATAATGCTTATGTAGAAATGCAGGCACTTAGCATTCCCCCTTGTTATCTGTAGTACCCCTATATACTGGACAAAACGTTTAACCTGTAGCTTCCAAGAGCTGATGAGTGAAAACTGATGAGATGTGATATAGGATACAGAACATAAagtcacataataataataatagggctgCCAGCACAGTGGATATTCGATATGGAGGTCTGAGTAGCACCCTGTTAACCCTGATGTtgctgaggcttttctcacccctgttCTGAGCCTGTTTTGGCCCTTTTGGGGCCGTTCACATTCCCACATTAATATCAGTCATTTGTTATACAACTATAccttggtttttttgtttttccagaagaaattttgggcctgagtcattaaggagagcaaagcataaaaaaagagtaactttgcatctgggcaaaaccatgttgcattggagggggaggtaaatgtaaaatgtggggacttattttatagttgggttaggacatgtcctagataaacttaaTATAACCTAAcctaaaatttcagtgtaaaaataaagccatcaagtatttgtgtgctaaaggaaaaaccagccagtatataccttatgtgcaaaataataaactagtttgcaccccttgcattgtaacatggtttatcctggagaacatttactccttttctttgtcatactttccttaatgactcagcccttTATGTTCAGGACATAACATTAGTTTTCTTATACCTTCTAACACAGCAAAGAAAATCTACTCAGTgtggtagattcaattagccgcgttgCTCTACCCCAGAATGTCCCTAAAAGTTTTTGTCTTTGAATTTAATTGATATTGCTAGTaaatgaactaaaagcaaatgtgtagatttttttatttttccttcgaAACACTGAGTAattcttgctttggcatcaatccacctttccaaaaccgCAAAAAATCATTATTCTTcacataggttttcataataaattCCGCActtgaaattaatattatttttttgtgctagtttgaatgaaatgcataaaatgtgttttacaaTATATGAGTAGCCCAGCAAGGCACATACCATATTGAAAACTGCATCAATTGAGGGTACTCCTGAGGTTATTGAAgtcaggatggggggggggtttggcGGGCATCTGGGCATTATAGCCCCATTTGCTTTCACTTTCCATCCCTTAAGTCTGTTATtgaaatcaatatttttattattaatggtcTCTCTGCCCTCTCGGTGTTCTGTAGACCAGAAGAAGGTCATAATAGACATTCCGAATCAGATACAGGCGCCTAGGAATAGACCCCAGTCTACAATGGCTGGGTGTCTACCCTTTAATGTATCCGCATGGAGGTTCGTGTATTCTGGCCCCTCTCGTATATTGATCATAGATTAGATAAATACTACATGAACGTGTTGCAAAAAGCCAAACTAGATGGCCTTGTGGGTTATATTCTGCcatatcattttatatttctaatattgcctTAGAAGATCCTTTTTGGTTCCTAGATTTGACTGGTGTGTCTCTGAATTGTACATTGTTTTGACCAGAAGTAGAGCAATCTTCATCACTGTAGCTCCCATCAAGAGTGCCCCAAAAAGATCCCGTCGTTCAAAATGACCGTGGTCTCCTCTAGTCATGGGCGAGAAGACAAAGGGTCAGTAGGCTGCCCACTGTCTTCATACATGCCTAAGCATGATCAGTATGGTAAGAATACATACAAATGCCATGCAGGGTCTAAAACGTGTGTGTCTTTTGTCCTAGCCTTTCCTTGGTTTGGCTTGGATATTGGTGGGACGCTGGTGAAACTTGTCTATTTTGAACCCAGAGATATCACCGCTGAAGAGGAGCAAGAGGAAGTGGAGAGCCTCAAGAGTATCCGGAAATACCTGATCTCCAACGTAGCCTATGGGCAGACGGGCATCCGCGACGTCCACTTGGAGCTGAAGGACCTAACCATCTGTGGCCGCAAGGGGAACCTGCACTTCATCCGTTTCCCCACCCATGACATGTCCGTCTTCATTCAGATGGCGCGGGACAAGCAGTTCTCAAGCCTTCACACGTCCTTGTGTGCAACTGGCGGGGGAGCGTACAAGTTCGAAGAGGAGTTCTTGACTGTAagcatatttatctgtatttataGGACAACTTGGCTGTGTCTAAGGTTAGGTTCTAATTCGAAATATCTAAAACAGAGGTGTTCTATGGACGTAAttcacattattattaccatttatttatatagcgccactaattccgtagcgttgtacagagaactcgcatcagtccctgccccattggtctaaattccctaacacacacagacagagactagggtcaatttattagcaggcaattaacctactagtatgtttttggagtgtgggaggaaactggagcacccagaggaaacccacgcaaacactggagaTCATATaaacccctcacagataaggccatggacaggacttgaactcatgaccccagtgctgtgaggcagaagtgttgactactaggccaccgtgctgccctctgtAGAGACAGATTAAGATGCAACCGGCAAAATCCCAGTGTGTACTATAGCTTGCAGAGATGTATTGTATACACTACAAAATGCAATTTTGTTGCACAAATACTATGCTACAAAGTCACTGGTATGAAGTAGCTATTTTGGACACTGAAAGATATTCAGCAAACTTGTACTTGGCTATCACAGAATGTTGCTTTGTTTGCTCCGGGGCAATCCCCCTAACCCATATGTTTGCCTGAATATGTTTTGTCATGTAAGTGTTGTGTTGGTTTGTTGAGGCTATGGGGATAGACAGATTTCATTTAAATGATACCCTCCTCTGGTCCTCTCACCCGTACACAACCAGCATGTAAGGAACTATATAAATCTTGCATTCTCTATTCACTTTGTTACATCTATATTAATAATCTTCTGGGCTAGTATACTATATATGAATTTGAATGAATAGGAAATTTCCATATACAGGTGGGGGCAGTAACCATCCTGGAACAACCTCCAACTGCATGAAGACTGCCCCCTATCAGAACATTGGCTGTCTGAATATGAGATTAGTGTCCCAGGATTTTCAGCCCACAGGACAATCCACACCAACAGCTACTTTAAAATTCTCATGAAGGCATTATAGCAGGAAGTCGTAGCCAAAGCACTATTTTGTATCTGATGTGTACCAATAACTGTACTTTGATACTAGTCTTTTATTAATGTTAATGTTTAGAACTGCACGGCCTCTAGACTTTAATTAAGGTCATATTGAATTATGCTTCGGAGAATTAATCTGTTTGGGTCAATAATTACCCCCACATGTTCTTACAGAGGTAAACACTCAAAACGTAGCCTGTTCAGACACCCCTGTGTTGATGAAATGACCGTAAGCTCTTCCTCATTCTATATGGACTTTATTTGTGCTATCCAATGTAGTTAAAGCCAAAAGTTTAGGACCCGTGGAACCTGGAACTTGGGTTCATCTTTTAAATACGATGCACTAATCACTCCACATACGCATATTGCTTGTCTAAAGAAATGTCCGGCCTTGAAGAAGCGCATCGGCGAAACGCACGTTGGGTTTCACTGACTATGCCTTAAACGAAATGTTCAATAATATTTAGTTACAGTATAAGTTTAAAGATCAGATCGTTTAGCTATAGAGCTTTGAAAAGAAACAATTATTTGATCTAATGGTAGCTAGCGATTCACTTGCTGGTATACTTCTGAGACAGAGTTCAGGGAAAGCAGTTCCATCCATATATGTAGAACCTAGTCTCAGATCTTATGTTAAATATGACTGGAAAGATATAAGCAATGATATTAGCAATCTGAGAAAGGATCGAGACCTCTATTTAGCGGAGGACCTGTCCATTTTCTTTACCTTTAAGCGGGTTTTATTATAAGGTGTTAACTATACTTGCTAAAATAAACCTAAGAAATGGTGATGGCTCATAATACATAAGGGACGGTTTAGCTACATTGCAAAATGTGATCTAAATATATAACTGACATTATTGAATGTAAACGGAGGAACTTACACGATATAAGATCGAATACAAATGGGGGATTTTATATGAATTATGTAAGAATTATTGCCATCTCCCTAATCCTCAGATGACATAGGTTATATGCTATGTTTTCATATTAGcataagtatatattttatacagacTTATATGTGGAAGATCTGCATTTATTAATCATCTGACCTAATAATTTATCTAATTCTACACTATCGGCATATTACTTAATGGAATGAGTTCCctccgtatgtgtgtgtgtgtgtatatatatatatatacacaagttaacccgtgcatgatactcatgcattctagtcaaatcaagccatagcccaggcctcaaccaccaaccactccccactgtcacccccggcaaccaccaaccactcccaactgtcacttctccttaaagaaatatatatatatatatttttaaaatctttataaacacttttaacaattaacaaattaaatgaacaaattaaaaacatcttagtataccaaatttcagccctttctgaatttttttttacacacacactaagaatttagtaggtcagtgtataactccgcccagcaggtggcgctgcagcttggttttattttttccacacacagacagactaacacacgccactagacatttatattatagatatatatatatatatacatacatacatacatacatacatacatacataaataatccAGTCTCCTACCTTAGAAGATCCACTTTATTTCTCTTGCCTTTTAGGCGGCTATCATTATAAGGTGATAGTGTAAAACGATGATGATTCAAAACCTGTAAGAGACGGATCAGTTATATTATCAAATGCGGATGTGATTCCCTATAACATATAACTACACTGACATTATTGAATACAAGCTGGGGACTTTATACGGCATAAGAAATTTAATAGCATCTCCGCAATTTTCAGATGATTGAGATCATATGCTGTTTGATACAATTGTTATAACGTTTGTAGCTAATACAATTATACCAGCTAACACATCAGATGCGGACCCATAAGTCAAGGATCTGCATTTAATTCCATAGCTGCCTTGAGATACTATATACACGCTGCAACTGTAGAATAAAAGAGAACTTACATATGAGAGGGAATTTCACCTCAGAGATCGTCAAAGTATGAGATTTTGATCTTACTTGTCCccagtaatatatttttatttgggaGACATACAAGgcatcagggccgtctttcccattgggcacaatgggcaggtgcccggggggcccgtcggaggcagcaaaaaaaaaaagacaatacttaccttgcggtcagctggcgatccggctccctccatggtctcctcctctgtgcggcgctcgcagtgcatgtcgggcgtgacgtcatcacgcccgcccgacatccattgcggagcgcgacggaggaggagaccatggagggagccggatcgccagctgaccgcaaggtaagtattgtcttttttttttttttttttttactgcctccgacgggccccactgggctgcagggcccatatatatatatatatatatatatatatatatatatatcattttttattttttttatatatatatatataggggcccaagatgttcttaagagggccctgcaagGCATAGCCAGTTTTTATACAAGATatcattatttcattttttaatcaGTTTACATATTTCGCTGCCAATTTTAAACATAATTAATAAAGGTTAAATGTTATACTATTTACAGTCTTTAGACAAGCAATATGCGTATGTGGAGTGATTAGTGCATCGTATTTAAAACCATTTCTTTCTCTTTGTTCAAATTGAACCCTGTAAGGTTTTGATGCACCCCTGATTAAAGAACAATATTTATACAATATGTAATTTCAAAATATATCGGGGTATGATAACTCCCCATTAATTGGTGCGACCCTTCCCAACTTTCCCTATCCCTACTTCAACTTGGGTTCATCCTCAGAAATCTGGAGGTTCTGTTTAGTGTCATCAGTACAGAGTTATTACagtttaaatagtttaaaaacTGGAACTTTTCCAATAGTCATCAGTTTTTCATAAAAATGCAGTTAGTCATGGAAGCAGCAAGAGCGGGAATATTACTggtgaattaaatattaaattatcaaCTGGTACACGCTGACTGCCAGAAGAAGATTGAATGTAAACTGCAGAAGCTGAGCCCTTGTCAGCAGAGACCACTGGACGGGATGAGGCGGCCGGAGAGACGTGGTCATTACAGCAGTGACTGGTGAGGAACATCACGAGGGGTATTGTGCAATTATTCAGTTACAGTAGTGGTGGTCTTTAAATATACCAatttatagatataaatgtaGTAAGTGGTACGTGCAGAGATGGATTAAATGAAGGGTCAGTGGAAACGCCCAACGGATGTCCGACGGGAGGGCACCATTGCTTTCCTCAGCAAACGGTCAAGTCGTCAACTTTCTGATTCACAAACATTACTCTAATTCATTACATCTGTTTTTATATACAGGTCGGGGGGCTTGAACTGTGGAAGCTGGATGAATTAGATTGTCTCATCAAAGGGGTTCTCTTTATCGATTCTGTTGGATTTAATGGACAATCCCAATGTTTCTACCTGGAAAATCCCAAGGATCCCGAAAAGTGCCAGAAAATCCCCTACGCTCTGGAGAACCCGTACCCTCTGCTGCTGGTGAACATCGGCTCTGGCGTCAGCATCCTGGCCGTGTACTCCAAGGACGACTATAAACGGGTGACTGGCACCAGGTGTGTAGATGCGTTTGGCGTGTTTGTGGATAGATTATTACATGTAATTTATGGGGAAGTACATATGTAAAGAGATTTCCCCGTGGTCTGACTCTTTCTCCTGCTTGTACTGTCACCCTCAGTCTAGGAGGGGGAACGTTTTTTGGGCTTTGCTGCCTTCTGACCGGCTGTTCCACGTTTGAAGAGGCTCTGATGATGGCGTCTCTGGGGGACAGCACAAAGGTGGATAAGTTGGTGCGGGACATTTACGGAGGAGATTACGAGCGGTTTGGATTGCCGGGCTACGCCGTGGCTTCCAGGTAAGGGCTAGTTACTTATGTGTACCCACTGGTGTCATAGCCTCTGACATCGTCTTCCTGCAAAGGTCAGTTTGTTTTCCTTGGATATCCGTACGAATGTTTCTCGGTTCATCTCTGACTCCTGGATGTGGGTATAATGGAGAGAATGATTATACCATGTATACTGCTCACTGCCTAATGAGGGCGGCCTATAGTTATTACCCTGTGCTAAGTCAGCTATATCCtttaccacacactgtctgtaaGAGCGTATAAAGGTAAAGGAGTGGATCGTTCCATCGTCCTGTGTAGGGGCAATGATTTGGGTAACGTGTCATCGTACAGTCTGTAACCTGCCGATGGCTGTAGTGTTGATGATTATTGCAGGACCCTTTAATACCACAGCGGGGGGGGTATACAGAATGTAGTGTGACTATTAGATCCTGGAAGGATAGTTGTTTTAGAAGGAATAATACTATGAAACCCGTGGTGAAAAGTCTTCTGTCTTGTCGGTATATACGGGGTAATATCTTAGCAGATGtgccatcctctggccccagGTGCGTGCCGTCTTCTGGCCCTAGATGACCCTAGCTGTGTGCCCACTCTGCGTGGATCCCACCGGCACGGTCTGCCCAAGTGTGGCCGGATCACTGCTTCGTGTTGATTGCACTTATTCCATGAGAACCTCGTACTGAcaattctcttcttttcttttaccaGTTTTGGCAACATGATGAGCAAGGAGAAAAGAGATTTGGTTAGCAAAGAAGACTTGGCCAGGGCCACGCTCATTACCATAACCAATAATATTGGTTCCTTGGCGCGGATGTGCGCTCTAAACGAGGTAGGTCTTTTCTGAAAACGCCATTTCTTCCATTTTTGTTTGACGCAGTCTTTGTGCAGCCTGGCGGTGAGACCCGTCTGAGGCTACACTTCTGCTTAGTCAGCGGCCTGGGTTGTGAAACAGTCTTTCACAGCAATATGGCAATGTCACTCAATAACTTCCTGTTTTCTGAGTAAGCTTCAATTCTGATGTTAAAGGGATTTACAATGCACCCTCTACTAcaacatatcaaaatattttctCAGGTTTGGTTCCACTTTAACCACTTCATCCTTTTGATTTGGAAGCATATTGATCTTGTTTTGTCCATATATAGGAAAAATTAAGTGTGGTCAAGATTATTTTTGTGACAAACAAAATCTAACTATCTATATCTCAGCAAACTATTCCAAATGTGTAGTTAGTTTAGATTTCTAGGACTCTATACTGTGCTGTGACTGCCCTCTGCTGGGGAAACTTTGCACTGCGGGGGACTGCCTGTACAGATGGGGAAAGCAGCGCATAGTTTTCCCTTCAAACACCCTGTGCTGCAATCCGGGGTGTCAGGAGTGGAATGAAACCTTCTTCTCTGGATAACATGGCCGTCAGTGTCAgcgtgtggtggtggtggtgaccGTACACCCAACAAAGAGCGGACGCCATATTCTGGCTGCCGTGTGTCTGTCTGCAGTCTGTGGAGTGTTTTCGTACGGCTGGGACCTGATGACTCTGAGCTCTCAGCTTCTTTACAGTGCTGCCTTGTAGCATCTAAGTCAAGCAGCATTGTACAGGGCTATGAGAGAGCAGAGGTCCCCTCACCCCTTCCAGCTCCCTCTAGTGACCAAACACTGCTATAGCAAGCTGGATATCATGAACAAGACTAGAGAACGGACCATTATCTTGCCTTGGATGTGTGGCTCCACTTGAATTAACATGTTCTCCTtttgtctttaaaaataaatgaaataaaagctAATCTTTCAGTCTACCTACAACAAGCTATGTATGAACATATTGCAGAATACAAGGACAGACCACATACATCTTACTCTGCTAGAAATGCTACAAGCTGTAGCCCATATCCCCACTGCAGAGCGGTACAGTTAGAATCTTACTGTCTATATACAATGTGACGCTTTCCTTTTGGCTCTAACAGAACATTAGCCGCGTGGTGTTTGTGGGCAACTTCCTGCGGATTAATACCATTTCCATGAAGCTCCTGGCGTACGCCCTGGAGTATTGGTCTAAGGGACAGCTGAAAGCCCTCTTCCTGGAGCACGAGGTAAGATTCGGGCAGCGGGTCCCTTGCCATACGTTGTCTATAGAAGGGTATTCACAAGGATGTGTTTCTCGGCCTTTTTACTTATATCTCTTGGTGAATTAATTTACTAGTAACCACCActttgctgatgacacccaaatctacctcttctCCCCTTCTGTGTGACCAACAATGTCTCTGCCCCaatgctcaacatgtccaaaacagatctCCTCTTCCTTCCTCCCAGTGTCACTGCCCTGAGATGTCCCTCAACAATAAACCCGCTGCCTTGTAGTCACCTTGGGCTCCACTCTCTGCTTtacccctctctctccttcttttacATCCGCCTTCGAAATATCGCTAGAATACGTCCTCTTACCCAAGATgctgccaaaactcttatccacacTCATCTCCCTCATTGCTTACTGCAGCCTCCTCATATCCGGCAAAACCCTCACCCATCTATCTCTGCTTCAgtcaccaccccttcatacacctTATACCCCATCTTCAAATCCTCTCTGACCTGCCCCCTTAGGCCTACTTCTTTCCTGCAGCTCTCACctccgtctacaagacttctcctgtgctgttaTCTACCTATGGAACTCCCTAGTATGCTGGATCAGATTCTTTATACTCTCTGAATACCCATCTATTTATTAGTTTACCCTGCTCCAACCTATACTACCCACTCTGATGCCCCAGtctctgagccacactctctcctcttgtCTCCGCTTCCACCCTTTATAGAGTGTAAGGTCTCCCACAGGCAGAACCCTCCtatccctttgttttcatgtctgccttgtatgtccctgtgttATGTTAGGTATACATGCTGATACAATACATAAACTACATTGTACTGAACAttcccttctctctcgtgtagGGTTATTTTGGAGCTGTTGGTGCCCTTCTGGAGCTGGTGACCACAACCTGATTATATAACTGATCTGACGGCGACTGTTAAagagatatataatattatatataatatgtgtatatattatgcaAATCAGGTTTGGTGCAGGAGTCTACAGCAAATCTTCCgattgtgtgtgtataatatatgtatataaggtACATCTAGGTCATTGTAAAACTCTGCTGTCTCCTGCTCTGGACAGTATGAATACAAGCCTGGAGTGTATATAATGTCTGTGGTGGGGTCTCCCAGTGACTGATTGGTCCTCTGCCTCTACCTGAGCTCACTTCCTGACCCTGCCATTAGTATACATGTTACTGTACAGAGCTGTCTCCGTGTAACGAATCATGTGACAGCTGATTGGGGGGGCTCCATACCATTTATGTAGTTTGCAATATTTGACTCGGTTGTACAGGGTGCTGTTCTAGAACcagaaggctctctgtattgtcagTAGTGTATGCTGACTACCTGCTCATTCTGTTACAGAACTCAGTCGTACAGCTTCTGTGCTGCGTGTCTGCACTATCTCCTGTCTGTCTTGGCTGTTAATAAATCCTAGTGTATCAGTCACCAGTGCGCCCTGGAGGCAGTCACCTTGTCTGCTGAGCCAATGTacaacctatccagtcactaacTGATTTCAGCCATGGATTGAATATCGCTTAATCCCACAAACTGTCCTCTTCCACTGCGTGTAGGTGATGGCTGCACAGAACGTAGCCAAAGATCTCTGCCAGCGGCGGGGTATTTATTAAGAGCCGTCCACATGTTAATATGACATTTATATACAATAGATTATGTAGTGTTCTATATcatgtatgttttgtttgtttttttgtgatgATAGCATGTAATTGTATCATCCTTATAGTTGGGCATTTGCAAAGCTCTTAGGAAATTTCCAAATGTTGGAAAATTCTGAATTTATCTATATGTACCAAAGAGAACAAACATCTTCCCATTGACTGATCTATAGGAGGAACAGCATATTCGAGGTATAAGATGACAATACAGCTTGTGCACATGATGAAATATCTTGGTGCCTTATTGTAGGCAGTATTGTGTGCGGATCTGTTTGTCAGATCATTGTCTGTATTACCCTCAGGGTTCGCTGACAGATATCTGTTTGTTTCCTGCATAAACACACGAAAAGCGACTTTGAAAAGGTCAGAGACGGATAAGGGGTTTCCACTATTGCGTTAGAGGGAAACCTATAATCCGTAACACTCTAGAAGCACAGTGATTGGCAGACGCAGTACACTAGAGGCCGTGCTAGTGTTTGTGCATTTTTATCCCAGCGGATATGTGTGAAAGAGCCCTGGATGGTTTGTTACTTACTGTAGTGTGTGACGAGCAGAGGAACTGTTTATTATAGCCAGGAAATCTCTTCTGTCCAAATGTCTCGTGTCTGTGATCAGCTGGGACTGTCGCCTGGTCTATATTCCGAATCCCTGTCTTTTTACTACTggaaaactttattttatatattttataataaaatgacaaCTTGTTTCTAAACTGGCTTCtgtttgtgtgcgtgtgtataatttttatatatatattgtgtgcgtgtgtataacattttatatatagtgtgtgtgttattattccGGTCGCATTCTTATCTggtatatagcaccaccaaattattacatagcgctgtacagagaatatctgaACACTAGATGGCGCAATAGGCTCATCTGCCTAGAACTGA
The Mixophyes fleayi isolate aMixFle1 chromosome 1, aMixFle1.hap1, whole genome shotgun sequence DNA segment above includes these coding regions:
- the PANK2 gene encoding pantothenate kinase 2, mitochondrial isoform X1, with amino-acid sequence MAQNGPRGPENDAGGQEPRTRHRSCPSEVPSSSAGTSRERLSSVPRARPRLDSLRKNRPPFPWFGLDIGGTLVKLVYFEPRDITAEEEQEEVESLKSIRKYLISNVAYGQTGIRDVHLELKDLTICGRKGNLHFIRFPTHDMSVFIQMARDKQFSSLHTSLCATGGGAYKFEEEFLTVGGLELWKLDELDCLIKGVLFIDSVGFNGQSQCFYLENPKDPEKCQKIPYALENPYPLLLVNIGSGVSILAVYSKDDYKRVTGTSLGGGTFFGLCCLLTGCSTFEEALMMASLGDSTKVDKLVRDIYGGDYERFGLPGYAVASSFGNMMSKEKRDLVSKEDLARATLITITNNIGSLARMCALNENISRVVFVGNFLRINTISMKLLAYALEYWSKGQLKALFLEHEGYFGAVGALLELVTTT
- the PANK2 gene encoding pantothenate kinase 2, mitochondrial isoform X2; translation: MSVFIQMARDKQFSSLHTSLCATGGGAYKFEEEFLTVGGLELWKLDELDCLIKGVLFIDSVGFNGQSQCFYLENPKDPEKCQKIPYALENPYPLLLVNIGSGVSILAVYSKDDYKRVTGTSLGGGTFFGLCCLLTGCSTFEEALMMASLGDSTKVDKLVRDIYGGDYERFGLPGYAVASSFGNMMSKEKRDLVSKEDLARATLITITNNIGSLARMCALNENISRVVFVGNFLRINTISMKLLAYALEYWSKGQLKALFLEHEGYFGAVGALLELVTTT